A single genomic interval of Armigeres subalbatus isolate Guangzhou_Male chromosome 1, GZ_Asu_2, whole genome shotgun sequence harbors:
- the LOC134205859 gene encoding protein yellow isoform X2, translating to MNQTPSGSPPLIPYPSWANNVAGDCQNGLSTVYRIKADKCGRLWVLDTGTVGIGNTTQQLCPYALNIFDLKTNTRLRRYELRAEDTNQNTFIANIAIDMGRSCDDTFAYMSDELGYGLIAYSFEKNKSWRFEHSFFFPDPLRGDFNVAGLNFQWGEEGIFGMSLSPMQADGFRTMYFSPLASHREFMVSTQVLRDEEGAEESFHKFSYLKERGPNSHTTSRVMSETGLQLFNLIDQNSVGCWHSSLPYSPENHGIVDRDDVELVFPADVKIDQEENVWVISDRMPVFLIAELDYSDVNFRIFSAPLSTLVAGTVCDVRPHLHAAPGAIQSKFGGSDLTTYSDVTLLPPGYTQPISYTPSAYAPTVAPVAKYTSAPAYEHPTSHMYTTQEYPSTAKAYHYNKYHGIEYQTHGNGQADYHFGHGGHYQQHDQGQDQGYYGGGGHHHRYWGGAGDKKSESWKQQLY from the coding sequence ATGAATCAGACCCCGTCGGGTTCTCCCCCACTGATCCCGTACCCCAGCTGGGCCAACAACGTCGCCGGAGACTGCCAGAACGGCCTATCCACCGTCTACCGTATCAAGGCTGACAAGTGCGGACGCCTCTGGGTCCTGGACACCGGTACCGTCGGAATCGGCAACACCACCCAGCAGCTCTGCCCGTACGCACTGAACATCTTCGACCTGAAAACCAACACTCGCCTGCGTCGGTACGAACTGCGTGCCGAAGACACCAACCAGAACACCTTCATCGCTAACATTGCCATTGACATGGGACGCAGCTGCGACGACACCTTTGCCTACATGTCCGATGAGCTGGGCTATGGACTGATTGCCTACTCGTTCGAAAAGAACAAGTCCTGGCGATTCGAGCACAGCTTCTTCTTCCCGGATCCGCTGCGCGGTGACTTCAACGTCGCCGGTCTGAACTTCCAATGGGGTGAGGAAGGCATCTTCGGAATGTCACTTTCTCCAATGCAAGCCGACGGTTTCCGCACCATGTACTTCTCTCCTCTGGCTAGCCACCGCGAATTCATGGTTTCCACCCAAGTTCTGCGCGACGAAGAAGGAGCTGAGGAAAGCTTCCATAAGTTCAGCTATCTGAAGGAACGAGGACCAAACAGTCACACCACTTCCCGAGTGATGAGCGAAACCGGACTGCAGCTGTTCAACCTGATCGATCAGAACTCCGTCGGATGCTGGCATTCATCGCTCCCATACAGCCCCGAAAACCACGGAATCGTCGATCGCGACGACGTCGAACTGGTCTTCCCCGCTGACGTCAAGATCGATCAGGAAGAGAACGTGTGGGTCATCTCCGATCGTATGCCCGTTTTCCTCATTGCCGAACTGGACTACAGTGACGTCAATTTCCGCATCTTCTCCGCCCCGCTGAGCACTCTGGTCGCCGGAACCGTCTGCGACGTGCGGCCGCATCTCCACGCCGCCCCTGGTGCCATCCAGTCCAAATTCGGTGGATCCGATCTGACGACATATTCGGACGTCACCCTCCTCCCACCCGGCTACACTCAACCCATCAGCTACACCCCGTCTGCCTATGCTCCAACCGTAGCTCCGGTCGCCAAGTACACGTCTGCTCCGGCGTACGAGCACCCGACCTCTCACATGTACACGACTCAGGAATATCCGTCGACAGCCAAGGCGTACCACTACAACAAGTACCACGGCATTGAGTACCAAACGCACGGCAATGGTCAAGCCGACTACCACTTTGGTCACGGCGGCCACTACCAGCAGCACGACCAAGGTCAGGACCAAGGATATTACGGCGGCGGTGGTCACCACCACCGGTATTGGGGAGGAGCTGGCGACAAGAAGTCGGAATCCTGGAAGCAGCAACTGTATTAG